Proteins found in one Triticum aestivum cultivar Chinese Spring chromosome 4D, IWGSC CS RefSeq v2.1, whole genome shotgun sequence genomic segment:
- the LOC123099015 gene encoding uncharacterized protein, giving the protein MFPVTGSPKCVAFRSKHTRKYLGSVHVGSEESAVGGGRFFEELSDGADDVDVLASPYTRFYLEPSKEHDGLLHVRCCHNNKYWVAKHGGEGSGHWIIGIVNEPNDDLSKPSCTLFEPVPLTDGDNNLSIRFFRPQQTTSSESEMVMEKETAEEAYLRLGTGGHEKTVDQVKSLHDFSAIDLSKQLVLPKYVAFKGDNDMYLRARIIQKYNYLEFSSSDIADSTVVNTIFPNYANGNMRIKSNHFNRFWRLSPNWIWADSADSSSRDRDTLFRVVMLPDYIGLQNLGNSRYCKRLTADRKTSCLNAAVDTITLEARLRVEEAVLSREIYGVEFKLSEARIYGEKPITFPSMTSTNDTNEPHAKTLTLKYEETQAKTWSSTVRLKIGVTAKLRAGIPVIAEGKVEVSTEFNSEYEWGSSIHTTASQEASYHAVVPPMTKVTVRAAVTQGSVDVPFSYTQRDILTTGEVVTYKMDDGLFTGMNNYNFQFEATQEPI; this is encoded by the exons ATGTTTCCAGTGACGGGTTCGCCGAAATGCGTTGCTTTCCGATCAAAGCATACCCGCAAGTACCTTGGTAGCGTGCATGTAGGGAGCGAGGAGAGCGCCGTCGGCGGAGGCAGGTTCTTCGAGGAGCTGAGCGACGGCGCCGACGACGTCGATGTCCTTGCAAGCCCGTACACTAGATTCTACCTGGAGCCATCCAAGGAGCACGACGGGCTCCTGCACGTCAGGTGCTGCCACAACAACAAGTACTGGGTGGCCAAACATGGCGGTGAAGGCAGCGGCCACTGGATCATTGGCATCGTCAATGAACCGAACGACGACCTGTCCAAGCCGTCATGCACGCTTTTTGAGCCCGTCCCTCTCACGGACGGGGACAATAATCTATCCATCAG GTTCTTCCGTCCCCAGCAGACAACCAGCTCTGAATCTGAGATGGTCATGGAAAAGGAGACAGCAGAAGAAGCCTACTTGCGTCTGGGAACCGGAGGGCATGAAAAAACAGTTGATCAAGTGAAATCTCTTCATGACTTCTCCGCCATTGATCTGTCGAAGCAATTGGTACTGCCCAAATATGTTGCTTTTAAAGGCGACAATGACATGTACCTCCGGGCAAGGATCATCCAGAAATACAATTACCTGGAATTCTCATCATCTGATATTGCAGATTCAACTGTGGTCAACACTATTTTCCCCAACTACGCTAATGGAAACATGCGCATAAAATCTAACCACTTCAACAGGTTTTGGAGGCTCAGCCCCAACTGGATCTGGGCTGACTCCGCCGACAGCAGCAGCAGAGACCGTGACACACTCTTCAGGGTGGTCATGTTGCCTGACTACATCGGTCTCCAGAACCTGGGAAACTCCAGGTACTGCAAGAGGCTAACTGCCGACAGAAAGACAAGCTGCCTTAACGCCGCCGTCGATACCATCACACTGGAAGCAAGGTTACGGGTGGAAGAAGCCGTACTTTCACGAGAGATCTATGGCGTGGAGTTCAAGCTCTCCGAAGCTAGGATCTACGGCGAGAAGCCTATTACCTTTCCCAGCATGACTTCAACCAATGACACCAACGAACCACATGCCAAGACCCTGACCCTGAAATACGAGGAGACGCAGGCCAAGACCTGGAGCTCGACTGTTCGCCTCAAGATTGGTGTCACGGCCAAGTTAAGAGCTGGGATCCCAGTCATAGCAGAAGGGAAGGTTGAGGTATCCACTGAATTCAATTCAGAATACGAGTGGGGGTCATCCATTCATACAACGGCCTCACAAGAGGCCTCCTACCATGCTGTGGTGCCTCCGATGACCAAGGTGACAGTCAGAGCGGCTGTGACACAGGGTTCTGTTGACGTCCCGTTCTCCTACACTCAGAGGGACATTCTGACCACAGGAGAGGTTGTTACCTACAAGATGGATGATGGTCTGTTCACTGGTATGAACAACTATAATTTCCAATTTGAAGCCACACAAGAGCCCATTTGA